From the genome of Caldilineales bacterium:
AATCCGCTGTTTAGCCATGGTTTTGACCTTCCAGAGACAAAGAATGGCAGGCTGATGAGTGAATCACGGGTCGCAGATGACACCACCTGCGACCCGTGGCTTTGTACTCTTGACCTGAAGGCATGATCAATCGAAGACCTTGGTGATGACGCCGGCGCCGACGGTGCGACCACCCTCGCGCACGGCGAAGCGGGAGCCAATCTCCAGCGCCACCGGCACGATCAAGTCCACCTCGAAGGTGATGTTGTCGC
Proteins encoded in this window:
- the tuf gene encoding elongation factor Tu (EF-Tu; promotes GTP-dependent binding of aminoacyl-tRNA to the A-site of ribosomes during protein biosynthesis; when the tRNA anticodon matches the mRNA codon, GTP hydrolysis results; the inactive EF-Tu-GDP leaves the ribosome and release of GDP is promoted by elongation factor Ts; many prokaryotes have two copies of the gene encoding EF-Tu), whose protein sequence is DNITFEVDLIVPVALEIGSRFAVREGGRTVGAGVITKVFD